CCTTCGAAGGAGAACTCATCATGGCTGCTACTTCCTCAGTTTTTACCACAGCAACAGCTGTTTTCTTATCTTCTGACTTGACCTTAGTGGAGTCTCCGCTTTTTCCATCCTGTTTATCAGCTGCAGCATCAGATTCCTCCTGAGGAGTTGCTGAAGATTCATCACCGTTCATTTTTCTATATTCTTGGAGTAGAGTTGGTCTATCGTTTGTATCATCAAGGTCTGCGGTCGGTTCTTTGGCGACGTCTTCTGATGCTACGGAGCCTTCCTTTGAGCCGTCCCCTTTCTTCGATTGTTCTATttgtttcttctcttgGTCATCTTTGATCTTCAACTCAGTCTCTATTTCCTTTACGAATTCCTCATCCTTTGGGAATGGTCCCAATGTCACAGGTGCGTTATTTATCTCAGCCAGACCGTCTGTACCAGCTGTGTCGGCTGCAATCTCTACACCGTCCGAGATTCTGTCCTTGGACCTCACTGTGTCCATTACGTTAGGCTGTATGTGATCGTTTATTATACCTATTATCAATGAGCCCCCTACGCCTTCATTGTCTGTGAGGAAGTATAGCATTAAGTAAAAGGCCGCGCGGCTGATGGTCACTCTATACCGGTTGCCGTTGAACGCCTTTGCGACTTCATTTTCCTTTATATGATCGACGGAGTTTACACTGAACAACCTGTTAATCTCAGAGCCGTGCTTGACTCTAAAGTCCGAGGAGAATTTGTCAAAGAATCTCCTTGCGTATATCGGGTCCTTAGAGACCAAGTACAGGAATAGGTATATGAACACCGGGTACATGATATAGCTCAGCTCGGAGCGGTATATATCCAGGGAGGAGTCCACCCAGTTCTTCAGCATTGTGTAGGCCCTTATGTAGTGTTCGGGAGACATGTCCTGCCTGACCTTGTCCTTCAGCACCACTTCACCCGATGCGTCACGCTTCGCACTCGCAGAGTCCACAGGATTGCTCACGGGCTTAGCGTTCGCATCCTGTGCAGGCGGCACTGTGGAAGGCTCAGGCAAGCTCCCGTCCTTGGTGTTCGCAGGCGAGTTCTTGTTCACCGGCGTAGCGGTCCGCGAACTCTCAGCCCTCAGCATCGCCTCGGTACGGTGGTACCCTTTCTTGTTCAAGTACTCCAGCACAATCCTGTTCAGATCAGACGCGGAGAACTGCCCGCTCGGCCTAGAACCATTGGCAGGCGCCTTCGCACCACTCTTAGCACCCGCAGCTGCACCTTTCACATTCTTCTGATCTTTCTCTTTACCAGACATAACCGCAAGAAGATTTTATAATCCAAAACAAACCCCAGTTTACTTACCAGATGAGTAATTGAGTCGCTAGCCAATGTCACAGCCAAATTACCAACTTCTGAGCGCCTAGTCCTTGTATATCCAATATAAATCAAGGTGGGTGGCTTCAGCATTGGTAGTTAGAAACCACTTCATCGAAACTGTCTCTTGCAGAAATGCGATTGTTAGGCCAGAGAGTAATGAGAGTATCGACAGATTGAGAGAGACGAAATTGagatgaaagaaaatacagATTAGGGCCGGGTAACATCACGTTCACAAGAATTTAATTTCGTGAAACATGCTCACTACATATACCTGAATACGTACATCATATGACTAGTACGTATATAGTGTtataatatcatatataacGTGAAACAACACATGATGTACGTCTAAATGTACAATGTTAGATATACCGTATACTATTACAATTTTGTTGTGTCtctcttgttcttgctGTCTCTCTGTCACTTGGAATGGCATAAGCCAGAAGGTTGCGAGCGGGCTTATATATGTCAGACAGAGCCTTGCACAGGATACTTACCTATCTTAGACCAGGTTCCTGACATACAACCTGGAGAGATATATTGAAAGAGTGGGAGTTATATATACACACACAGACACAGACAGACAGACACAGACagacacacacacacacagaTTGAGTGATAGTAGAAACTTAAGAGAGCGTGAAGAAGAGACTCGGAGTTATTTTGGATTTGTGCTAAAACAATGTTAAAGAACTTCAAGCTGGGGAAGGAGAAGCACAGTAGGATTACGTCTGCGGATATATCTACGCCGCGCCAGGACGGTAACAATGTCATCAAGCATGTGAAGACGGTGCCAGTGCAGGTGTTGAACCAGCGGTCGACACCGTCGAGACACGccagcaacagcagcaggCCACAGATGCAGTCGCCGGAGAAAGTTATCAAAGCCAGAGATAGTTACAAGGCCAAGCGCGCCAATGAGCTGTCCTTTAACAAAGGCGAGTTCTTCTACGTTACGGGCGAAGACACCTCGTACTACAAAGCCTCGGACCCTTCCGCTGGAAAGAACGGTGTGGTGCCTAAATCCCATTTTGACGTGATCGATAGGACTAGACCTTCCTCTAGCGATGCACTTGGCAGATCGGTGTCCACTTCAAGTCGTAACGGGGAAAAAATGGGCACTTTGTATGCCATTGTGCTCTATGATTTCAAAGCTGAGAAATCCGATGAGTTGGACACATTTGTTGGGGAAAATCTGTTCATCTGCGCTCACCACAACTACGAATGGTTTATCGCAAAACCAATTGGAAGACTTGGTGGTCCAGGGCTGGTTCCCGTCGGGTTTGTTAGTATAATTGACATTGGAACAGGCTACGCTACTGGAAATGATGTCAAGGAAGACATTGCATCAGTAAACTTGCCCACAGTTCAGGAATGGAAGAGCAATATAGCTAAGTACAAGGCAAGTAATATCAATTTGGGTGCTGTCGAAGTCCCACCAAATGGAGAATTTGGAACACGACAGAAGATCCAGCAACAGATAATGGAAGAAGAGAGATTGAGGCAACAACAAATAGAGGCTCAAATGACTCCCAAGGTTCCTGAACCACCAGAGATTATTTACGCCTCTGTGGATGCATATGGCTTAGAAAACGAGAAG
This is a stretch of genomic DNA from Nakaseomyces glabratus chromosome M, complete sequence. It encodes these proteins:
- the TAF5 gene encoding chromatin modification protein (CAGL0M05335g~Ortholog(s) have chromatin binding, protein complex scaffold activity, ubiquitin binding activity and role in histone acetylation, transcription from RNA polymerase II promoter), with protein sequence MSGKEKDQKNVKGAAAGAKSGAKAPANGSRPSGQFSASDLNRIVLEYLNKKGYHRTEAMLRAESSRTATPVNKNSPANTKDGSLPEPSTVPPAQDANAKPVSNPVDSASAKRDASGEVVLKDKVRQDMSPEHYIRAYTMLKNWVDSSLDIYRSELSYIMYPVFIYLFLYLVSKDPIYARRFFDKFSSDFRVKHGSEINRLFSVNSVDHIKENEVAKAFNGNRYRVTISRAAFYLMLYFLTDNEGVGGSLIIGIINDHIQPNVMDTVRSKDRISDGVEIAADTAGTDGLAEINNAPVTLGPFPKDEEFVKEIETELKIKDDQEKKQIEQSKKGDGSKEGSVASEDVAKEPTADLDDTNDRPTLLQEYRKMNGDESSATPQEESDAAADKQDGKSGDSTKVKSEDKKTAVAVVKTEEVAAMMSSPSKDTLPLPPKTALDIKIEIQKVKESRDAIKLDNLQAALPSVCMYTFHNTNRDMTSLEFSDDCRLAAAGFQDSYIKIWSLDGSSLINPKYSSSQFDRFSQDNTCSTLVGHSGTVYSTSFSPDNMYLVSGSEDKTVKLWSMDTHTALVNYKGHNHPVWDVKFSPLGHYFASASHDQTARLWACDHIYPLRIFAGHTNDVDTVSFHPNGCYVFTGSSDKTCRMWDVSTGDSVRLFLGHTAPVLSTQVSPDGRWLATGSEDGVICLWDIGTGKRIKQMRGHGKNAVHSLSFNKEGNVLISGGADHSVRVWDVKHGTTEQGPEPEQPFNAHVGDITASINQDIKDYGRRRTIIPTNDLVASFYTKRSPVFKVKFTRSNLALAGGAIRE
- the BEM1 gene encoding phosphatidylinositol-3-phosphate-binding protein BEM1 (CAGL0M05357g~Ortholog(s) have phosphatidylinositol-3-phosphate binding, protein complex scaffold activity); this encodes MLKNFKLGKEKHSRITSADISTPRQDGNNVIKHVKTVPVQVLNQRSTPSRHASNSSRPQMQSPEKVIKARDSYKAKRANELSFNKGEFFYVTGEDTSYYKASDPSAGKNGVVPKSHFDVIDRTRPSSSDALGRSVSTSSRNGEKMGTLYAIVLYDFKAEKSDELDTFVGENLFICAHHNYEWFIAKPIGRLGGPGLVPVGFVSIIDIGTGYATGNDVKEDIASVNLPTVQEWKSNIAKYKASNINLGAVEVPPNGEFGTRQKIQQQIMEEERLRQQQIEAQMTPKVPEPPEIIYASVDAYGLENEKYWYTVSCILDNGRARRLKRYYQDFYDLQVQLLDAFPAESGKLRDANGNWTRRIMPYIPGPVPYVTDTITKKRREDLNIYVADLIRLPKYITSSRMIQNIFRVKNNGYDTEFDKKDASIHTDNSSTHSKSRTSKIHDKDSTLTGEELNLYEKMSELSVSTPGSRPHSRPPSSLPPQLKSIKVKFYYKDDIFALMLPQHISLDELKNKIGPRIDTEDFILNIKLKDGLGEEIKTDDQVSYIIQSKQKIAVTDA